The genomic stretch TTTGCGAATCGCATCGACGGCGGCTCCGAGCGTATCAGTGAACTCAAGTTCCGGCAGAACTCTCTCGTTGATCGAAACCAACAGGCGTTTCCCCGAGCGGAGGCGCAATTCCTCGAACTGCGAGTTGATGCCGGCGGTCGGGGCGCCGATGAGTCGCGCACCGCATTCCTCGCGCAACTGCATCGCCAGCCGCTCGCCGGCGCCGACAGTGTTGCCGTCGATCAGCGCGACCAACGGCATGTTTGCCGCTGCTTCGCATATAATGGTGTTCAGATCGGAAATCTCGTTGTAAGCGCTGCTCCGCAGCCGCCGCAAATCGACAACCATTCCGCTGTATTGCGATCGACGTTGTTCGTCAATCCTGCGTCGGAGTGCACTGCCGGCTTCGCGCGACAGGCCGCGCACTCCGACGTAGAGCCAGGCGCCGATCGTATCGACCTGAAGCGTCTCGACTCCGCGCATCGGTGCCAGCAGCACCTGCACGCTGTCCAGGGCCGCCTTGCGACGGATATGCAGCATCACGTAGGTGCTTTCTCGTTCGCTCAGGTACTCGGCAAACTTGATCGGCGCTGCGGCCTGAATCGCGTCCACGGCAATGATCTCATCATCGGGCTGCAGTGCACCTTGAAACGGCGACGTCTGCGCTACGGCCATCACTTTGATTGTCGAATCGAGCGGCGTCAGCGTCAACCCCCAGTCGAATGGGGGCGTTGCAGCGCCGACCCCTCCGGGCTCGTCGACCAACTCAACGCGAAATGGAATCGCCTGTTGCATACCGCGCCAGGCATCGGCGAAGACCTGTTCCGGAGTCACCTCACCGCAGTAACGCTGCGCCAACAAGTCCGACTGGCGTGCCAGCGCGACCATCGTGCGAAAGAGCGAGTCGTTGATGCACAGCGATATCGCCCCCAGTGTCAGCACCGCCGTAAGGCCGAAGAACAGAAAACTGAGCGGCAGTTCACTTCGTGCCGAGTTTGCTCGGTGCAAATCCTCTCCTCTTGAGCAGAGCTGTCGTGTCGACCCGAACCGATTCAAAGACCGCCTCCGGGCTGAGTCGACCGTCAAGCACTCTGACCCGGCGCGGTTCTGCTCTGGCGATCGCGAGAAATCCCCGGCGGACCGCCCGGTGAAACTTGACCGCCGAAGACTCCATGCGGTCCTTGGTCTGCTTGAGGCGACCGCGCGCAGCGCCTACTTCCAGATCAACCAGGAACGTCAGGTCGGGACGAATTTGGTCGGCGGCAAAAGCGTTCATGCGCCGCACGATCTGATCCGGCAGACCGCGCCCGAAAATTTGATACGCGAAAGTTGAGTCGGAGAAACGATCGGTAATCACAATCGTTCCCGCCCTCAGCGCCGGGACAATCACTTGATCAACGAGTTGAGCTCGTGCCGCCAGGAACAACAGCAGTTCCGCCCGCACACTCAATTGCTTGTGGCGTGTATCGAGCAGGATCGCGCGCACGGCTTCCGACACCGCCGTGCCGCCCGGCTCGCGCAGGAAGAGCACCTTCCGCCGTTGCTTGCGCAAGTGATCATAGAGCAGCCGCGCCTGGGTGGACTTGCCGGAACCGTCGATTCCCTCAAAACTGATCAGAATTCCGCGCCGTCTCATCGCTCAAATATAGGAAGTTGGCGATCGTCGTGAAAAGACAATTGCATGCACAAGTCAAATTAGCCGTTTGCCGTTGTCGGCTTTCGGGTGTACAATGATCGTGAAATTGACGGCTATCATGATCAAGACTGAGCCCCGGATGAGCTATGAAATCTAACGTTAATTCTGCGTTGAAGTCTTTGCCGATCCTCGCGCTCCTGCTGCTGACCCGATCAAGCGCGACTGCCGCCGCCGCTGCGAATCTCGACAGCTTGTTTGCTCAGGGCGCTGCGCTGTTGCAGCAGGAGAAGTGGCCGCAAGCCGCTTCGGTCTTCGAGGATATTGTCAAGCAGGACACAAGCCAGACTCAGGCCGCCTTCCTGCTGGGACAAGCCTACTACATGATGAGGGAGTATCGAAAAGCCGCCGCCACTTGGGAGAAGGTCGAGGCCCGCGATTACCGGACTCAGGCAGTCCGCTACAATCTGGCCTCAGCCTATGCCCAAATGCGCGACTCCGAGAAAGCCTTTACCTGGCTGGCGCAGGCGCTGGAGGCCGGGTTCAGTCGCGTTGAGATTCTCAAGTCCGACACGGTCTTTGCTGCTCTGCGCCTGGATGAACGCTTTGCTAAAGTGCTCGAACTGGCCGATCAGAACGCC from Candidatus Zixiibacteriota bacterium encodes the following:
- the tmk gene encoding dTMP kinase — encoded protein: MLISFEGIDGSGKSTQARLLYDHLRKQRRKVLFLREPGGTAVSEAVRAILLDTRHKQLSVRAELLLFLAARAQLVDQVIVPALRAGTIVITDRFSDSTFAYQIFGRGLPDQIVRRMNAFAADQIRPDLTFLVDLEVGAARGRLKQTKDRMESSAVKFHRAVRRGFLAIARAEPRRVRVLDGRLSPEAVFESVRVDTTALLKRRGFAPSKLGTK